One Schistocerca nitens isolate TAMUIC-IGC-003100 chromosome 1, iqSchNite1.1, whole genome shotgun sequence DNA segment encodes these proteins:
- the LOC126206407 gene encoding uncharacterized protein LOC126206407, whose translation MLTDRFLQALQRFVGRRGVPSTIYTDNATTFHAMHLELKKLWQALMASKTHRYLAQQAITWKFIAPYAPWWGGFWERMVGSVKRCLRKVLGQSQLDEEGLNTILVSIEAALNSRPITQGGEESEPLTPAHFLVGNRLTSLSTGPESPVRKDLFKEFQRLQKVVEHFWNRWKKEYLILLKNFHETHQPRPGSGRLQLGDVVLLQEDVRPQHMWRKAWIEDLHEGRDEKI comes from the coding sequence ATGTTAACTGACAGATTTCTTCAAGCCCTACAAAGATTTGTCGGAAGACGAGGAGTGCCCAGCACAATTTACACTGATAATGCTACTACCTTCCATGCCATGCACTTAGAGCTGAAGAAGCTCTGGCAGGCTCTCATGGCAAGCAAGACACACAGGTACCTCGCCCAGCAAgccatcacttggaaattcatcgcCCCATATGCGCCTTGGTGGGGAGGATTCTGGGAACGGATGGTGGGATCTGTCAAACGCTGCCTGAGAAAAGTTTTAGGACAGTCACAGTTGGACGAAGAAGGTCTCAACACAATCCTGGTCAGCATAGAAGCAGCACTAAATTCTAGACCAATTACGCAAGGGGGAGAGGAATCTGAGCCACTGACGCCCGCACATTTCCTTGTAGGTAATCGACTCACATCACTATCTACTGGTCCAGAATCACCAGTTAGAAAGGACTTGTTCAAGGAATTTCAACGGCTGCAGAAGGTGGTAGAACACTTCTGGAACAGGTGGAAGAAAGAATATCTGATCCTGCTCAAAAACTTCCATGAAACTCATCAACCAAGGCCAGGTTCAGGAAGACTCCAGCTGGGTGATGTCGTTCTTCTACAAGAGGATGTTCGCCCACAACACATGTGGAGGAAGGCGTGGATAGAAGATCTTCATGAAGGAAGAGATGAGAAAATATGA